The sequence GGTCCGACTCCAAGCCTCCGGTAGTGGATCCGGTGGCCCTGCCAGGTGGTGAAGGTCGGCTCGCCTGGCAGCCCTTCGTGGAACGACGCCTCCGCCCGCTCCGCGTGCGCGGCGGGCCGAGCTTTCGTCTTGTGTACCGAGATGACATGGCTAGCCATACAGGCTCTCCTGACGTTCACGCGCGGCGGTTGGAGAGGAGTGTGCCTCCTCACGCCTGTAAGACGACTAGCCCTGCTAAATGTTTCCCGCCACTCGCGCGTTCGGAGCGGAACGGCCACCCCCGCGCCGCCGTAGGGTTGCGTGTGCCGTCACGTGACGCGCGTGGGAGGTGAACGTATGCGAGCATTAGCACCATGCCTGCTGGCCGCCGCGGCGCTCTGCGCCGTCGCGCTGGCCGCACCGGACCAGCAGGCCGCGCCCGAGCCGGCGCCGCTTACGGTTGGCGTAGCCGCGCCCGACTTCACGCTGAAGGACCAGGACGGCAAGGCGCACCGTCTTGGCAAGCTACGGGGCAAGCGGGTGGTCCTGGCCTTCTATCCGGCCGACATGACGCCAGGTTGCACGTTGGAGGCGCGCTCGTTTCGCGACACGATGGCCGAGTTCCGCAAGCGCAGGGTGCCCGTGTTCGGCGTGAGCGTGCAGGACGTGGCCTCGAAGAAGGCGTTCTGCGACAAGGAGGGGCTCAACTACACGCTGCTAGCCGACGTGGGGGGCAAGGTCGCGGAGCAGTACGGCGTGAAGTTGCCCAACGGATTGGCGCGCCGGATCACCTTCGTCGTGGACCCGAAGGGGCGCATCGCCGCGGTGGTCGAGAAGGTGGATGTGCGAGAGCACGGCCGGCAGGTGCTTGATGTGCTGGACAAGCCCGTCGTTCCCGCCCGAGCCGGCTCGTAGTCATCGCACCAGAGAGGGCGCCGACGGCTCGGGGCCCGCCGGCGCCCCGCTCGCCACCGCGCCGCGCCGTCCGCCGCGGCGGCGGCCACCAGCGCCGCGGCCAGGCGGCGCGCGCTCACCTTGCCGTCACCGCGCGGTAGCGCACGAGGAGGCTGCGGCCCGGGCCGGCGACGCGCAGGGTCAGGCCCGACGCCAACTCGCGCCCGCTCAGCCGCTCCGTGCGGGGCTTGCCGCCCTCGGGCAGATACGTCACCTCGTAAGTCGAGGCCGGGCGCACGCCGCGCAGCGCCACGATGAGGCCGACCGTGGCGCACTGCGGTCGGCGGAACGCCAGCACGATGCCACCGTCGAGGTCGGCCCGATGGTACTGATAGGCGGCGAACCCGTCGGAGCGCGTGTCGACCGGCGTGAGCGGGTAGAGGTCGCCGTACCAGTAGGGGCGACACGCCTCCATCTCCTTGATGGCTACCCCGGCGCGCGCGACCGAGAAGCCCGGCTCCAGGTAGCCCCACTCGCACGCCGCGCCCGCCGTCGCCCCGCTGCGCGCCTCGTAGGGCGCGTCGGACCAGACGCCGATGGTGTGGAGCGGGATGCACTGCCCCACCGCGGCGGACTGCATCTGGTTCCACTCCGGGTGTCCCGGTGAGCAGCCGGTGTCGCTGCGCCAGAGCGGCACCGAGCGCATGCACATCTCCAGGTCGAGCCGCCGCCCGCCGCCGGCGCAGTTGTCGATCAGCAGGCCCGGTCGCGCCGCTCGCAGCGCGTCCCACATGGCGTAGAGGCCCTCGACGTACCGGATCTCGGTGATGCCCTGTCGATCGGGCGGGTCGTTGGAGCGCCAGAAGCCCAGCGGGTCGATGTTGAAATCGTTACGGTAGACGTCGACGCCGTACTCGTCGATGCGCTTGCCCAGCAGCCCGGCCATCCACTCCCGCGCCTCCGCCAGATCGAGCCGGAAGAGCCCGCCGCTCGCGCCGCCGAAAACCCACTCCGGTCTCTCGCGCGCGATCTGCGAGCCGGCCGCCACGCGCTCCGGCTCGAACCACAGCACGAAGCGCATACCCAGGCGGTGGCACAGGTCCGCCACCGGGCGAAGCCCGTTCGGGAACCTCGCCGG comes from Chthonomonadales bacterium and encodes:
- a CDS encoding peroxiredoxin; amino-acid sequence: MRALAPCLLAAAALCAVALAAPDQQAAPEPAPLTVGVAAPDFTLKDQDGKAHRLGKLRGKRVVLAFYPADMTPGCTLEARSFRDTMAEFRKRRVPVFGVSVQDVASKKAFCDKEGLNYTLLADVGGKVAEQYGVKLPNGLARRITFVVDPKGRIAAVVEKVDVREHGRQVLDVLDKPVVPARAGS